Genomic DNA from Jejubacter calystegiae:
TGCTGACCTGCTTAAGGTTTCGTTTAAAGGACGCGGCGGCCATGGCTCCATGCCGGAAGCCTGCGTCGATGCTGCGGTGGTTGCCTCTTCATTCGTAATGAACCTGCAATCCATCGTTTCCCGCGAAACGGCCGCACAGGATTCCGCCGTCGTAACCATCGGTAAAATGGAAGTCGGTACACGCTTTAATGTCATCGCGGAAAATGCCGTGCTGGATGGCACCGTTCGTTGCTTCACCCTGGAAACCCGCGAACGTCTGAAAACCGCCATCGAACGCTATGCCGAACATACTGCCGCCATCTACGGCGCCAGCGCGCAGGTAGATTACACCTACGGTACGCTGCCTGTGATAAACGAAGAGCGTAGCGCGCTGTTGGCCCAATCGGTGATCTGCGACGCCTTTGGCGATGCGGCGCTCATGACCGAACGTCCCACCACCGGCGGTGAAGATTTCAGTTTCTATATGGAAAAAGCACCGGGTTGTTTCGCGCTGGTCGGCTGCGGCTGTCCGCAAAAAGGCTCTGACTTCGCGCACCATCACGGCTGTTTTAATATCGATGAAGACGCTATGGCTACCGGTGCGGAGCTTTATGCGCAATATGCCTGGCGCTATCTGCATCAGGATTCATTCTGAGCCCCCTTTCACGCTCCCGATTCCGGGAGCGTATTTTCCCGCTAATTCTTGCGCCATCTCGCGCAACGCTGTAAATGCGCTTGTTGAACGGATAAAAAAATTTAACAATTTCAACACGAGTAATGGCGCGAGGACGCAATCATGTGTACGTCTCTTTTCGTTGCAAGCGAATGGCTTGCAGAACATATCAATGACCCAGAAATTCAGATTCTGGATGCCCGCATGGCGCCCCCGGGCCAGGAACACCGGGACGTTCCCGGCGAATACCGCGCGGGCCACCTGCCCGGCGCCCTGTTTTTTGATATCGAAGCCCTGTCCGATCACACCTCTTCCCTGCCGCATATGATGCCGCGCCCGGAAGGCTTCGCCGTCGCCATGCGCGAGCTGGGCGTTCACGACGATCGCCATCTTGTGGTCTATGACGAGGGCGATCTCTTCTCGGCCCCCCGCGCCTGGTGGATGCTGAAAAGTTTCGGCGCCCGTAAGGTGTCGATTCTGGCTGGCGGTCTCGCTGGCTGGCAGGCGGAGCAGCGTCCGTTACAGAGCGGTGCCGTAGCGGCCCCCGAAGAGGGCGAATTCAATGCGGAGTTCGACACCCACGTCGTTGCCCGGCTGACCGAAGTGTTGCTCGCCAGCCACGAAGGGGGGGCTCAGGTGGTGGATGCCCGCCCGGCAGCGCGTTTTAACGGCGAAGTGGATGAGCCCCGACCGGGCCTGAAACGCGGCCATATTCCCGGCTCGTTGAATATGCCCTGGGGGTCTCTTGTCGAGCAGGGAGCGCTGAAAAGCCCCGAAGCGCTGCGCGCGCTGTTTGCACAGCAGGGAATCGACCCGCAACGCCCGGTGATTGCCAGCTGTGGCTCAGGCGTGACCGCAGCCGTGGTGCTACTGGCTCTTACCGAACTGGGTGCTCAGGATCTGCGCCTGTATGACGGCGCCTGGAGCGAATGGGGCAGTCGCGACGATCTGCCGGTAGCCCCCGACGCCTGACGGCAAAACGATCCGGCCTGAATGACCGGGTCGTTTGTTTCACAGAATACGGCGGTCCTTAAAATCACGCAGGAAGCTGCCCCAGCGGCGCTCATAGAAAGGCGCTAAATGGGCAATCATAAAGCGGCTGATCCCCCCCTGACCTTCCTGCACCTGGCAGATATCCACCGGCTCGTCTCCCGGTAACGTATCTATCGCCACGCTGCCTGCCGCCTGGATAATCGACTCGAGCTCCCCTTCAGCCTCAATGCCAATCAGCAATACCGGTTCGTCCTGGGCCTGCTCTTTCAGGGAACAGATAAACGCCCGCTTCACCGTCTTCATGGTTTTAAACAGCGTCGCGAGTGAATCGAGCATCTGCTGCGGCGGCTGGGCGATTTCAGAAAGCAGTAGCGCCTCGCCCCCTTCCAGCACCTGCTGTTGGCTGAGCGGATCGCCCTCCTGGCTCAGCAGATGGCGGATCTCCTGAGGGGAAAATTCTTTGCCGGTCTCAAGCCTGGCATTCAGAAACAGCGTCTCGCCGGTGGTCATCTCAAACAGCGTCCGCGCTGGCATCACCACAAAAGGCTGTTCATCCCGGGCCGCCTGTTCAAGAGTCTGTAGCGAGGTAAAAAAGGGGATCACCGATGTGCCGTCGGATTTCTCCCAGTGATGGAGGTCAACGGCGGAATCGGCAGAGAAAGCGCCTTCTTCCACAGCAGAACCCGGCACCCAAACGCTGGACTCCAGCAGGGTGCGGAAAAAGGCCGGGCGGTACGCCGGTTCGGTGGCGGCCTGCGCCAGCAGGGTTTCCAGTTGATTATTATTTTCTGACATAGGGTTTTCCGAATGATTTATTTTTCCCCTTACCCTCACCCCATCCCTCTCCCGAAGGGAGAGGGAGCCGGTTGTGGCTCTTTATCCCCTCTCCCCTCTGGGGAGAGGGTCAGGGTGAGGGGCAAATCTTTACTCCGCGGTCAACAGATTCGCCAGGGTACGAACGCCAATACCGGTAGCGCCCGCCGCCCATAGATCCACCGCCGATTTACGGTAAGTGGCCGAACAGTCGATATGCAGCCAGCCCTGTTGGTATTCTTCAACAAAGTGCGACAGGAAACCCGCCGCAGTACTGGCGCCCGCCGGGCAGGCAGCGTTACCGGTGTTGCTCATATCCGCAAAGTTAGACGGCAACTGGCTGCGGTGCAGTTCCGCCAGCGGCAGGCGCCAGAACGCTTCGTTTTCGGCCCGGGCGCTTGCCATCAGGCGCTCAACCAGCGCATCGTCAAAGCTCAGCAGCGCGTGATAATCATTGCCGAGCGCGGTCTTGGCAGCGCCGGTCAGGGTGGCGCAGTCAACGATCAGCGCCGGTTTTTCACGACAGGCGTCGATCAGGCCGTCCGCCAGCACCAGGCGCCCTTCGGCATCGGTATTCATCACCTCAACCCGCTTGCCGTTACGGTAGCTGATAATATCGCCAAGCCTCATGGCGTTGCCGCTGATCATATTGTCCGCGCAGCACAGGAACAGCTTCACGCGGCGCTTAAGGCCGCGGGTAATCGCAAAGGCCAGCGCGCCGGTCGCCAGCGCGGCACCGCCCATATCGGACTTCATGGAGTCCATAAATGCGCTGGGCTTAATGCTGTAGCCGCCGGAATCAAAGGTAATCCCTTTGCCGACCAGACAGGCGTAGACCGGCGCATTTTCATCACCGGTTGGGTTGTAGTCCAGCGTCAGCAACGCGGACGAACGCTCGGAGCCGCGACCCACGGTATGGATCCCGGTATAGCCCTGCTCACGCAGATCTTCGCCACGAATGATACGGTAGCTAATCTGCTCGCCGCCCACGTCATTCAGCAGGTCGACGGACCGCTGAGTCAACTGAGACGGCCCCAAATCTTCCGCCGGCAGGTTAATGGTGTCGCGTACCCAGTCGATAATTTTCAGGCGACTTTCCAGCTCGCGCTGCGAAGCCTCGTCCAGTTCGGCCCATTCAACCTTACGCTCCCCTTTCGGACCCCGGTAGCCCATCCAGAAGGCCCAGCTTTTCTCCAGGTCCCATCCTTCACCGGCCAGGCGCACCCGTTTAAAACCCTGTCCGTCAATTTTGCGCGCGGCGCGCTGAATCAGAATCAGATCTTCTTTGCCGTTCAGATGCAGGGTGATGCCGTCATTACCGATGCTGAAGCTGGCTTTTTCGCCCCAGCGCGCGTCGGCCGGTTGTGTGGAAAGGGTAATATTCATCGCTTCACTCATCCTGAACTCCTTCTTTTTTCGTTCTGGATCGAAACGGGCCGCCTTCTGGCAGCCCGTTGTCTTAATCCGCTTCGTCCAGCCAGACCAGCAGTATCGCCTCAAGAATCTTTTCGTTTGAGGCCTGAGGGTCGTCGTCGAACTCTTCCAGTTCACAAATCCACTGATGCAGATCGGTGAAACGCACGGTTTTCGGGTCGATGTCCGGGCGGCTGTCGTACAGCGCCTCGCCAATCTCCCGACTGTCGGTCCATTTTAATGCCATCACTCTATCCCCGTTAGTGCTCGCGGGCATGGTTAATTGTGTAACGCGGAATTTCCACTACCAGATCTTCGCTGGTGACCTTTGCCTGGCAGCCAAGGCGGCTTTCCGGCTCCAGTCCCCATGCTTTATCCAGCATGTCATCTTCTTCTTCGCTACTCTCATCCAGCGAGTCAAAACCTTCTCGTACGATGCAGTGACAGGTGGTGCAGGCGCAGGATTTCTCACAGGCATGCTCAATCTCAATACCG
This window encodes:
- the fdx gene encoding ISC system 2Fe-2S type ferredoxin; amino-acid sequence: MPKIVFLPHQDLCPDGVVVEVEAGETILDAALRNGIEIEHACEKSCACTTCHCIVREGFDSLDESSEEEDDMLDKAWGLEPESRLGCQAKVTSEDLVVEIPRYTINHAREH
- a CDS encoding amidohydrolase, producing the protein MTNPAIAAFIKAHQHQMIDFRRDLHAHPELPWEEIRTTQQIAKALDELGIPYRLTTPTGIIAEIQGGKPGKTVGLRADMDALPILELNDDLSYKSHTPGKMHACGHDAHTAMLLSAAAALNSIRSQLPGNVRLIFQPAEEIAEGAREMVNQGAMEGVDNVFGIHIWSQMPSGKVSCKVGSSFASADLLKVSFKGRGGHGSMPEACVDAAVVASSFVMNLQSIVSRETAAQDSAVVTIGKMEVGTRFNVIAENAVLDGTVRCFTLETRERLKTAIERYAEHTAAIYGASAQVDYTYGTLPVINEERSALLAQSVICDAFGDAALMTERPTTGGEDFSFYMEKAPGCFALVGCGCPQKGSDFAHHHGCFNIDEDAMATGAELYAQYAWRYLHQDSF
- the pepB gene encoding aminopeptidase PepB; translated protein: MSEAMNITLSTQPADARWGEKASFSIGNDGITLHLNGKEDLILIQRAARKIDGQGFKRVRLAGEGWDLEKSWAFWMGYRGPKGERKVEWAELDEASQRELESRLKIIDWVRDTINLPAEDLGPSQLTQRSVDLLNDVGGEQISYRIIRGEDLREQGYTGIHTVGRGSERSSALLTLDYNPTGDENAPVYACLVGKGITFDSGGYSIKPSAFMDSMKSDMGGAALATGALAFAITRGLKRRVKLFLCCADNMISGNAMRLGDIISYRNGKRVEVMNTDAEGRLVLADGLIDACREKPALIVDCATLTGAAKTALGNDYHALLSFDDALVERLMASARAENEAFWRLPLAELHRSQLPSNFADMSNTGNAACPAGASTAAGFLSHFVEEYQQGWLHIDCSATYRKSAVDLWAAGATGIGVRTLANLLTAE
- the iscX gene encoding Fe-S cluster assembly protein IscX gives rise to the protein MALKWTDSREIGEALYDSRPDIDPKTVRFTDLHQWICELEEFDDDPQASNEKILEAILLVWLDEAD
- the sseA gene encoding 3-mercaptopyruvate sulfurtransferase — its product is MCTSLFVASEWLAEHINDPEIQILDARMAPPGQEHRDVPGEYRAGHLPGALFFDIEALSDHTSSLPHMMPRPEGFAVAMRELGVHDDRHLVVYDEGDLFSAPRAWWMLKSFGARKVSILAGGLAGWQAEQRPLQSGAVAAPEEGEFNAEFDTHVVARLTEVLLASHEGGAQVVDARPAARFNGEVDEPRPGLKRGHIPGSLNMPWGSLVEQGALKSPEALRALFAQQGIDPQRPVIASCGSGVTAAVVLLALTELGAQDLRLYDGAWSEWGSRDDLPVAPDA
- the sseB gene encoding enhanced serine sensitivity protein SseB — its product is MSENNNQLETLLAQAATEPAYRPAFFRTLLESSVWVPGSAVEEGAFSADSAVDLHHWEKSDGTSVIPFFTSLQTLEQAARDEQPFVVMPARTLFEMTTGETLFLNARLETGKEFSPQEIRHLLSQEGDPLSQQQVLEGGEALLLSEIAQPPQQMLDSLATLFKTMKTVKRAFICSLKEQAQDEPVLLIGIEAEGELESIIQAAGSVAIDTLPGDEPVDICQVQEGQGGISRFMIAHLAPFYERRWGSFLRDFKDRRIL